In a single window of the Chondrocystis sp. NIES-4102 genome:
- the hisH gene encoding imidazole glycerol phosphate synthase subunit encodes MVNVAVIDYDMGNLHSACKGIEKAGGETKITNSPSDILEADALVLPGVGAFDPAMQHIRERALEAPIKKAIAQGKPFLGICLGLQILFEGSDEGNEKGLGIIPGYVHRFQSEPGITIPQMGWNQINLVQAKLSLWSKLPADPYVYFDHSFYVEPHDPRVKAATVTHGSQTVTAAIACNNVMAVQFHPEKSADYGLQILANFVAIANQQQSLVSPSHR; translated from the coding sequence ATGGTTAACGTAGCTGTTATTGACTACGATATGGGCAATCTTCATTCTGCTTGTAAAGGAATAGAAAAAGCAGGTGGGGAAACAAAAATAACTAATTCACCTTCAGATATTCTAGAAGCAGATGCCTTGGTGTTACCTGGGGTGGGGGCTTTTGATCCTGCGATGCAACATATCAGAGAAAGAGCTTTAGAAGCACCAATAAAAAAAGCGATCGCCCAGGGAAAACCTTTTTTAGGGATTTGTTTAGGGCTACAAATTTTGTTTGAAGGTTCAGATGAAGGAAATGAGAAAGGGTTAGGTATAATTCCAGGATATGTACATCGTTTCCAAAGTGAACCTGGAATTACTATTCCGCAAATGGGTTGGAATCAGATAAACCTTGTTCAAGCAAAACTGTCTTTATGGTCAAAATTACCAGCAGATCCTTATGTTTATTTTGATCACTCTTTTTATGTAGAACCTCATGATCCGAGGGTAAAAGCAGCAACAGTAACCCACGGAAGCCAAACAGTCACAGCAGCGATCGCGTGTAATAATGTCATGGCAGTACAGTTTCATCCAGAAAAGTCAGCAGATTATGGATTACAGATACTGGCAAATTTTGTGGCGATCGCTAATCAACAGCAAAGTTTAGTTTCCCCAAGCCATCGGTAG
- a CDS encoding acyl-CoA dehydrogenase type 2 domain protein has translation MELLERNKFKYYSTVADSLVLELAQTAVERDVKAGLPTDEIEKLRDRGLLPLIVPKEYGGIGLSWVEALKIVQKLSQVDGSLGQLYGNHLNLTALGHVAGTSKQKELFYRETAQQDLFWANAINTRDTRLKISPNGDHFLVNGIKGFGTGVESADRRVFTAIQDGLELPVMFVIPKDRPGLISNQDWDNFGQRRTDSSSFTFEKVIVSKDEIFGYPNPADHAFSSFLGIIAQLTKTYIYLGIAEGAFVTAQNYTRTITKPWITSGVKEATEDPYILHHYGELWVEIQAAISLADKVAQQVQIAWEKDVNLTFKERGEVAIAVFAAKILATRVGLNLSSRIFEVLGSRATANKYGFDRYWRDLRTFTLHDPVDYKLKEIGNWVLNEQLPLVTQYS, from the coding sequence ATGGAATTACTCGAACGTAATAAATTCAAATATTATTCAACTGTAGCAGATTCTCTAGTTCTCGAATTGGCACAAACTGCGGTGGAACGAGATGTAAAAGCAGGTCTTCCCACTGATGAGATAGAGAAATTACGCGATCGCGGTTTACTGCCTTTAATAGTACCCAAAGAATATGGCGGTATTGGTCTTAGCTGGGTAGAAGCGTTAAAAATTGTTCAAAAACTTTCTCAAGTAGATGGTTCGCTCGGTCAATTATATGGTAACCATCTCAATTTAACTGCTTTGGGTCATGTTGCAGGAACGTCAAAACAAAAAGAATTATTTTATCGAGAAACTGCTCAACAAGATTTATTTTGGGCAAATGCCATTAACACTAGGGATACCAGATTAAAAATTAGTCCTAACGGAGATCACTTTCTAGTTAATGGTATTAAAGGTTTTGGTACTGGAGTCGAGAGCGCAGATCGGCGCGTGTTTACTGCTATACAAGATGGGCTTGAATTGCCTGTGATGTTTGTAATTCCAAAAGATCGTCCTGGATTAATTTCCAATCAAGATTGGGACAATTTTGGACAACGACGAACAGATAGTAGTAGTTTTACTTTTGAGAAAGTGATCGTTAGCAAAGATGAGATTTTTGGCTATCCTAATCCTGCGGATCACGCTTTTTCCTCTTTCCTAGGCATCATTGCTCAGTTGACTAAAACTTATATTTATCTTGGTATAGCTGAGGGAGCTTTTGTTACAGCCCAAAATTACACCAGAACCATTACTAAACCTTGGATCACTTCAGGAGTAAAGGAAGCTACAGAAGATCCTTATATTTTGCATCATTATGGTGAGTTATGGGTTGAAATTCAAGCAGCGATCTCTTTAGCGGATAAAGTCGCTCAACAGGTACAAATAGCCTGGGAAAAAGATGTAAATTTAACTTTTAAGGAAAGGGGAGAAGTAGCAATCGCAGTTTTTGCAGCTAAAATTCTAGCAACTCGCGTGGGCTTAAATCTTAGTAGTCGTATATTTGAGGTATTAGGGAGTCGTGCTACTGCTAATAAATATGGTTTTGATCGCTATTGGCGAGATTTAAGAACCTTTACTCTTCATGATCCAGTTGATTATAAACTCAAGGAAATTGGTAACTGGGTACTTAATGAGCAATTACCCTTAGTAACTCAATATTCATAA
- a CDS encoding divalent cation tolerance protein, whose protein sequence is MRSLLEKELAVCVNWFPLPFIYGWQQEITQHPKIALIIKTQDDYQDAIEQTIRQHLGNTNLTEISLTNVDQDFLDWLIVQISPQFLSTT, encoded by the coding sequence TTGCGATCGCTGCTTGAAAAAGAACTGGCAGTTTGTGTTAATTGGTTTCCTCTTCCCTTCATCTACGGTTGGCAACAGGAAATTACTCAACACCCAAAAATAGCTTTGATTATTAAAACTCAAGATGATTACCAAGATGCAATCGAACAAACTATTCGACAGCATTTAGGCAATACTAATTTGACTGAAATTTCTCTGACTAATGTTGATCAGGATTTTTTGGATTGGTTAATTGTACAGATTTCTCCCCAGTTTCTATCAACAACTTAA